A genomic window from Micromonospora sp. WMMA1947 includes:
- a CDS encoding DUF1801 domain-containing protein, which translates to MSTTSKASKVGKQSKSSDEGFSEVERAAIKDRAAELKSEARRSKSANKAAADEKDVLAKIAEMGQPDRKVAERLHAIITETAPELAPKLWYGQPAYARGGKVVCFFRSGKVDKERYSSFGFTTEAKLDEDHGLWPTSFALTELSDKGEATIKKLLKKALG; encoded by the coding sequence GTGAGCACCACGTCGAAAGCCAGTAAGGTCGGCAAGCAGAGCAAGTCTTCCGATGAGGGATTCTCCGAGGTCGAGCGAGCCGCCATCAAGGACCGCGCGGCCGAGTTGAAGTCGGAGGCTCGCCGCAGCAAGAGCGCGAACAAGGCGGCGGCCGACGAGAAGGACGTGCTCGCGAAGATCGCCGAGATGGGGCAGCCTGACCGGAAGGTGGCCGAGCGCCTGCACGCCATCATCACGGAAACCGCTCCCGAACTGGCCCCGAAGTTGTGGTACGGCCAGCCCGCCTACGCCCGCGGCGGGAAGGTGGTGTGCTTCTTCCGCAGCGGCAAGGTGGACAAGGAACGCTACTCGTCGTTCGGGTTCACGACGGAAGCGAAGCTCGACGAGGACCACGGCCTCTGGCCGACGTCCTTCGCTCTCACCGAGCTGAGCGACAAGGGTGAGGCGACGATCAAGAAGCTTCTGAAGAAGGCTTTGGGTTGA
- a CDS encoding carboxymuconolactone decarboxylase family protein has protein sequence MEPRLKSAMNPDLMTAVQHLHKAIAAGGVEPRLLSLVHLRASQINGCAPCVFASVSGAKKAGETDERLHHVVAWRETPFFSERERAALALTEAATRIQDGAPGVTDQVWDAAAEHFSEEELNAIILEIAMTNFFNRINHSIREQAGKTW, from the coding sequence ATGGAACCACGCCTCAAGAGTGCGATGAACCCGGATCTGATGACTGCGGTCCAGCACCTCCACAAGGCGATAGCCGCCGGGGGTGTCGAGCCGCGCCTGCTGTCGCTGGTCCACCTCCGCGCCAGTCAGATCAACGGCTGTGCGCCGTGCGTCTTCGCGTCCGTCTCGGGGGCGAAGAAGGCCGGCGAGACGGACGAGCGGCTGCACCACGTGGTCGCGTGGCGGGAGACGCCGTTCTTCAGCGAACGGGAGCGGGCGGCGCTCGCGCTGACCGAGGCCGCCACCCGCATTCAGGACGGCGCCCCCGGCGTGACCGATCAGGTCTGGGACGCCGCCGCCGAACACTTCAGCGAGGAGGAGTTGAACGCGATCATCCTGGAGATCGCCATGACCAACTTCTTCAACCGGATCAACCACTCCATCCGGGAACAGGCCGGCAAGACCTGGTGA
- a CDS encoding ABC transporter permease subunit, whose protein sequence is MTTATADVTTTPVASRSGFGQVMLSEWTKLKSVRSTGWSLALLAVLYPAFTALFVGLTVASWDQMTESDRALAASDPAAVILGSGFLISQPAICVLGVMAIASEYSTGMIRASLLAVPRRMPLLAAKAVVLCLLVLAVSLVAAFASFFVGASMLASKVDVSLGDPGVARAVVGTALYLAVLSLFAFAIGAIVRRTAAGITSVIMFVLVLAPLVQLLPGKVGEYAHAYLPTEAGILIGQATKLPGDLLTPWQGFGVFCLWTAALLALAAVLLKRRDA, encoded by the coding sequence ATGACCACGGCCACTGCTGACGTCACCACGACACCGGTGGCCAGTCGCTCCGGGTTCGGCCAGGTGATGCTCTCCGAATGGACGAAGCTGAAGTCGGTGCGGTCGACCGGATGGTCGCTCGCCCTGCTCGCGGTGCTGTATCCGGCCTTCACGGCGCTGTTCGTCGGCCTGACCGTCGCCTCGTGGGATCAGATGACCGAGAGCGACCGGGCCCTGGCCGCCTCGGATCCCGCCGCCGTCATCCTCGGCAGCGGCTTCCTGATCAGCCAGCCGGCGATCTGCGTCCTGGGTGTCATGGCGATCGCGTCGGAGTACTCGACCGGCATGATCCGTGCCAGCCTCCTCGCCGTACCGCGGCGGATGCCGCTTCTCGCCGCCAAGGCCGTGGTGTTGTGCCTGCTGGTCCTGGCCGTGAGTCTCGTGGCGGCGTTCGCCTCCTTCTTCGTCGGGGCCTCGATGCTGGCCAGCAAGGTCGACGTCTCGCTGGGCGACCCCGGTGTGGCGAGGGCCGTGGTGGGCACGGCGCTGTACCTGGCCGTGCTGAGCCTGTTCGCGTTCGCCATCGGCGCCATCGTCCGGCGCACCGCGGCCGGCATCACCAGCGTGATCATGTTCGTGCTCGTGCTGGCTCCGCTGGTCCAGCTGCTGCCCGGCAAGGTCGGCGAGTACGCCCACGCCTACCTGCCCACCGAGGCCGGAATCCTCATCGGGCAGGCCACGAAGCTCCCCGGCGATCTGCTCACGCCGTGGCAGGGCTTCGGAGTGTTCTGCCTGTGGACCGCCGCGCTGCTCGCGCTCGCAGCTGTCCTGCTCAAGCGCCGAGACGCCTGA
- a CDS encoding carbohydrate ABC transporter permease — translation MSTRARTQAPTREPAARPRGPRPSRGYRVFQVVNVVVLTGVVVVTLYPFLTIVARSLSDNAYIVAGEVNLVPRGFNLTAYRVVTSDPTFWVSYRNTVFYTVVATLISVVLTTCYAYVLSKKHLRGRTALVGIAVFTMFFTGGLIPNYVLVTSLGLKNTVWAIALPNAINVFNLLVMKAFFESLPVELEEAAAVDGLNTYGTLLRIVLPLSKAMVATMVLFYAVSFWNSWFAAFLYMDRQNLLPVTVYLRNLIAGATDATQTGGGLGSAGDVVQSAATIQSVTIVLTILPILAVYPFIQRYFVSGIMLGAVKG, via the coding sequence GTGAGCACGCGGGCCCGCACCCAGGCCCCGACACGAGAACCGGCGGCCCGGCCGCGTGGCCCCCGGCCCAGCCGGGGCTACCGGGTCTTCCAGGTGGTGAACGTCGTCGTGCTGACCGGCGTCGTGGTGGTGACCCTGTATCCGTTCCTCACCATCGTGGCCCGCTCGCTCAGCGACAACGCGTACATCGTCGCGGGCGAGGTGAACCTCGTGCCGCGCGGGTTCAACCTCACCGCGTACCGCGTGGTGACGTCGGACCCGACGTTCTGGGTCAGCTACCGCAACACCGTCTTCTACACGGTGGTCGCCACGCTCATCTCCGTCGTGCTGACCACCTGCTACGCGTACGTGCTGTCGAAGAAGCACCTGCGGGGCCGGACCGCGCTGGTCGGGATCGCCGTGTTCACCATGTTCTTCACCGGCGGCCTGATCCCCAACTACGTCCTGGTCACCAGCCTGGGGTTGAAGAACACCGTGTGGGCGATCGCCCTGCCCAACGCGATAAACGTGTTCAACCTGCTGGTGATGAAGGCGTTCTTCGAGAGCCTGCCGGTCGAACTGGAGGAGGCAGCCGCCGTCGACGGCCTGAACACGTACGGCACGCTGCTGCGGATCGTGCTGCCGCTGTCGAAGGCGATGGTCGCCACGATGGTGCTGTTCTACGCCGTCTCGTTCTGGAACTCCTGGTTCGCCGCGTTCCTCTACATGGACCGTCAGAACCTGCTCCCGGTGACCGTCTATCTGCGCAACCTGATCGCGGGCGCGACCGACGCCACGCAGACCGGCGGCGGCCTCGGCAGCGCCGGCGACGTCGTCCAGTCCGCCGCCACCATCCAGTCCGTGACCATCGTGCTGACGATCCTGCCGATCCTCGCGGTCTATCCCTTCATCCAGCGCTATTTCGTCTCCGGAATCATGCTCGGCGCCGTGAAGGGATAG
- a CDS encoding sigma-70 family RNA polymerase sigma factor, whose product MVDSGSTDSAATAFESHRDRLRAVAYRVLGSHADAEDVVQEAWLRLARQDADTIDNLAGWLTTVVGRLSLDVLRARQARPEASFDIHLPDLVVTFDDAHAPDDDAVLADSVGLALLVVLDSLRPSERLAFVLHDLFAVPFDEIGRILGKSTDATKMLASRARRKVQATERPTGPGREQREVVSAFLAAARGGDFEGLLRVLDPDVRLTVDGPGDAVVTIGATRVAAGARAAAGQAASTRTALVDGLPGVVSWRADGTPLSILAFAVTGGRITAVTAVIDPAKLARLHLDPA is encoded by the coding sequence ATGGTCGACAGCGGCTCGACGGACTCGGCGGCAACGGCATTCGAGTCCCACCGCGACCGGCTGCGCGCGGTCGCCTACCGCGTACTCGGGTCGCACGCCGACGCCGAGGACGTGGTCCAGGAAGCCTGGCTGAGACTCGCCCGCCAGGACGCGGACACCATCGACAACCTCGCCGGATGGCTCACCACAGTGGTCGGCCGGCTTAGCCTCGACGTCCTGCGGGCGCGCCAGGCCCGCCCCGAGGCCTCTTTCGACATCCACCTTCCCGACCTCGTGGTGACGTTCGACGACGCACACGCTCCGGACGACGACGCGGTGCTCGCCGACTCGGTCGGGCTCGCGCTCCTCGTCGTTCTCGATTCACTGCGCCCGAGCGAGCGGCTGGCATTCGTGCTCCACGATCTGTTCGCGGTGCCGTTCGACGAGATCGGCCGCATCCTCGGCAAGTCCACCGACGCCACCAAGATGCTCGCCAGCCGTGCCCGCAGGAAGGTCCAGGCGACCGAACGCCCGACCGGCCCGGGCCGGGAACAACGCGAGGTGGTCTCCGCCTTCCTGGCGGCGGCTCGCGGTGGAGACTTCGAAGGTCTGCTTCGCGTGCTCGATCCCGACGTGAGGCTCACCGTCGACGGCCCCGGCGACGCGGTGGTCACCATCGGTGCCACCAGGGTCGCCGCCGGCGCGCGGGCCGCCGCCGGCCAGGCCGCGTCGACCCGGACCGCGCTGGTGGACGGCCTGCCCGGAGTTGTCTCCTGGCGCGCGGACGGCACGCCGCTCTCGATCCTCGCGTTCGCCGTCACCGGCGGCCGGATCACCGCCGTCACGGCCGTGATCGACCCGGCCAAGCTGGCACGGTTGCACCTGGACCCGGCGTGA
- a CDS encoding ABC transporter permease subunit: MAAPTARSRRTPWRRALRRDWQLYSLAVLPLLFFLTFRYLPMLGNVIAFRRFQPGGSIFGEYWTGLRYFRLFFTDPTFWSVFTNTLVLGALTLLFCFPLPIVLALLLNEVRNRALKRFVQSVSYLPHFLSIVIVAAMVLQLLSVDGTVNQMVRAVGGEPVAFMQQAGWFRTIYVSSEVWQTVGWGTILYLAALTTVDGDLYEAARIDGANRWRQTWHVTLPGIRPTMVTLLILNIGTFMAVGFEKILLLYNPLTYPTADVISTYLYRVGIVSGNLSYAAAIGLFESVIGLTLVLSANAISRRTVGTSLW; the protein is encoded by the coding sequence TTGGCAGCCCCGACCGCGCGCAGTCGTCGTACGCCCTGGCGGCGGGCCCTGCGCCGGGACTGGCAGCTCTACTCGCTGGCCGTCCTGCCGCTGCTGTTCTTCCTGACGTTCCGCTACCTGCCGATGCTCGGCAACGTGATCGCGTTCCGGCGCTTCCAGCCGGGCGGCAGCATCTTCGGCGAGTACTGGACCGGGCTGCGGTACTTCCGGCTGTTCTTCACCGACCCCACCTTCTGGAGCGTGTTCACCAACACGCTCGTGCTGGGCGCTCTGACCCTGCTGTTCTGCTTCCCGCTGCCGATCGTCCTCGCGCTGCTGCTCAACGAGGTGCGCAACCGCGCCCTCAAGCGGTTCGTCCAGTCGGTGTCCTACCTGCCGCACTTCCTGTCGATCGTGATCGTGGCCGCCATGGTCCTCCAGTTGCTGTCGGTGGACGGCACGGTGAACCAGATGGTGCGCGCCGTGGGCGGCGAGCCGGTGGCGTTCATGCAGCAGGCCGGATGGTTCCGGACGATCTACGTCTCCTCGGAGGTCTGGCAGACCGTCGGGTGGGGCACCATCCTCTACCTCGCCGCGCTCACCACCGTCGACGGCGACCTGTACGAGGCGGCCCGCATCGACGGCGCCAACCGGTGGCGGCAGACCTGGCACGTGACGCTGCCGGGGATCCGGCCGACGATGGTGACCCTGCTGATCCTCAACATCGGCACCTTCATGGCCGTCGGCTTCGAGAAGATCCTGCTGCTGTACAACCCGCTCACCTACCCGACGGCGGACGTGATCTCGACCTACCTGTACCGGGTGGGCATCGTCTCCGGGAACCTCAGCTACGCCGCCGCGATCGGCCTGTTCGAGTCCGTGATCGGGCTGACGCTGGTGCTGTCGGCGAACGCGATCTCCCGGCGCACGGTGGGGACAAGCCTGTGGTGA
- a CDS encoding alpha/beta hydrolase, producing MRKVVSRDGTTIAYRRAGEGPPIVLLNGAFRDHTIFDALVPELAPYCTTFVYDRRGRGQSGDSPVYAVEREIEDLAAVIEEAGGSAVVFAGSCGANLALEAAMAGLAITKLALHEPYFRVDGHPKPPLDAADALRALVADGRRGEAAEYFLTVLMGLPPEAISQWRQGPLWETNEANAHTLAYDTAICGDFDVPVERLAALRTETLVVNSDGTSDWLRAAAQATAKALPNGSGRELPGSWHRVETEILARVLVEFVKA from the coding sequence ATGCGCAAGGTCGTTTCGCGGGACGGTACGACGATCGCCTATCGACGAGCCGGCGAAGGGCCACCGATCGTCTTGCTGAACGGCGCGTTTCGCGATCACACGATCTTCGACGCCCTCGTGCCCGAGCTGGCACCGTACTGCACCACGTTCGTCTACGACCGCCGAGGACGCGGGCAGAGCGGTGACTCGCCCGTCTACGCGGTCGAGCGCGAGATCGAGGATCTCGCCGCGGTGATCGAGGAGGCCGGCGGCAGCGCTGTGGTGTTCGCCGGTTCGTGCGGCGCGAACCTCGCGCTGGAGGCGGCGATGGCGGGTCTGGCGATCACGAAGCTCGCACTGCACGAGCCGTACTTCCGGGTCGACGGTCACCCGAAGCCGCCCCTCGACGCCGCCGACGCGCTCCGGGCGCTTGTTGCCGACGGCAGGCGCGGCGAAGCGGCGGAGTACTTCCTCACGGTGCTGATGGGACTGCCGCCCGAGGCGATCAGCCAGTGGCGGCAGGGCCCGCTGTGGGAGACGAACGAGGCGAACGCCCACACGCTCGCGTACGACACGGCAATCTGCGGTGACTTCGACGTCCCGGTCGAGCGGCTCGCGGCCCTCCGGACGGAGACGTTGGTCGTCAACAGCGACGGCACCAGTGACTGGCTGCGGGCGGCGGCGCAGGCGACGGCGAAGGCCCTGCCCAACGGCTCCGGACGCGAACTGCCCGGATCCTGGCACCGGGTGGAGACCGAAATCCTCGCCCGGGTCCTGGTCGAATTCGTCAAGGCCTGA
- a CDS encoding acetylxylan esterase: MGIVIGVSRASIDNSLDQLRRYTPAVVEPADFDRFWRATLTAAAATPVLVDVRPEPTDLRLVDVWDVTFAGFDGEPVRAWYTRPAGVPAPLPAVVEYPGYGRGRGLPGERLTWPVAGYAHLLVDNRGQAGLYSRGDTPDPHDAPGGPSPATRGILSPDDYHYRRLITDAVRAIDAVRVLPGVDPARVAAVGNSQGGGLALAAAGLADGLAALLVTAPFLCDIQRAVELTEASPYGEIARYLAVHREAEEAVRRTLSYVDGVTFARRATAPAHFGIGLRDEVCPPSTGFAAYNQYAAAGSTVPLREMHTYPFNGHEGGEAVHVRRQLRWLDAVIRAAGTAAG; this comes from the coding sequence ATGGGTATCGTTATCGGCGTGTCAAGAGCGTCGATTGATAACTCCCTCGACCAGCTCCGTCGCTACACGCCGGCCGTCGTCGAGCCCGCCGACTTCGACCGGTTCTGGCGTGCCACCCTCACCGCCGCCGCAGCCACCCCGGTGCTCGTCGACGTCCGGCCCGAACCCACCGACCTGCGGCTGGTCGACGTGTGGGACGTGACGTTCGCCGGGTTCGACGGCGAACCGGTCCGGGCCTGGTACACCCGTCCCGCCGGCGTACCGGCGCCGCTGCCGGCCGTGGTGGAGTACCCCGGCTACGGGCGCGGCCGGGGCCTGCCGGGCGAGCGGCTCACCTGGCCGGTGGCCGGTTACGCCCACCTCCTGGTGGACAACCGGGGCCAGGCCGGGCTGTACAGCCGCGGGGACACCCCGGACCCGCACGACGCGCCCGGCGGGCCCAGCCCGGCCACGCGGGGAATCCTGTCCCCGGACGACTACCACTACCGCCGACTGATCACCGACGCGGTCCGCGCGATCGACGCCGTCCGCGTCCTGCCCGGGGTGGACCCGGCCCGCGTCGCCGCGGTGGGCAACAGCCAGGGCGGGGGACTCGCGCTCGCGGCGGCGGGCCTCGCCGACGGCCTCGCCGCGCTCCTGGTCACCGCCCCGTTCCTGTGCGACATCCAGCGCGCCGTCGAACTGACCGAGGCATCCCCCTACGGCGAGATCGCCCGCTACCTGGCGGTGCACCGCGAGGCCGAGGAGGCGGTCCGGCGCACCCTGTCGTACGTGGACGGCGTCACCTTCGCCCGGCGGGCCACCGCCCCGGCGCACTTCGGGATCGGCCTGCGCGACGAGGTCTGCCCGCCGAGCACCGGCTTCGCCGCCTACAACCAGTACGCCGCCGCCGGATCGACAGTGCCGTTACGGGAGATGCACACGTACCCGTTCAACGGCCACGAGGGCGGCGAGGCCGTCCACGTCCGGCGGCAGCTGCGCTGGCTCGACGCGGTGATCCGTGCCGCCGGGACGGCAGCCGGCTGA
- a CDS encoding ATP-binding cassette domain-containing protein: protein MIEARNLTKRYGDKTAVKDLSFTVGPGKVTGFLGPNGAGKSTTMRLLLGLDRPDGGNATIDGKQYHELATPLTVVGSLLEAKAVHPGRSAYNHLLCLAQSQGIGKKRVNEVLDLVGLTEVARKRAGGFSLGMGQRLGLAAALLGDPSVLILDEPVNGLDPEGILWIRTLMRKLAAEGRTVFVSSHLMNEMAVTAEHLIIIGRGRLVADCPTQEFIERGKKQTVLVRSPHADLLAEAITREGGEVTRNGDGELSVQDMTAARIGEIASAGGHVLHEVVPQRSTLEEAFMELTRESVEYTGTGGTGSTRETVAPNSRGAAR, encoded by the coding sequence ATGATCGAAGCCAGGAACCTTACCAAGCGCTACGGCGACAAGACCGCGGTGAAGGATCTGTCCTTCACCGTCGGCCCCGGCAAGGTGACCGGATTCCTCGGGCCCAACGGCGCCGGAAAATCGACGACGATGCGCCTGTTGCTGGGCCTCGACCGTCCCGACGGCGGCAACGCCACCATCGACGGCAAGCAGTACCACGAACTCGCCACGCCGCTGACCGTCGTCGGCTCGTTGTTGGAGGCCAAGGCCGTGCACCCCGGCCGCAGCGCGTACAACCACCTGCTCTGCCTCGCCCAGTCGCAGGGCATCGGCAAGAAGCGGGTGAACGAGGTCCTCGACCTCGTCGGGCTGACGGAGGTAGCACGCAAGCGGGCCGGCGGCTTCTCCCTCGGCATGGGGCAGCGTCTCGGGCTGGCCGCCGCCCTGCTCGGCGACCCGTCCGTGCTGATCCTGGACGAGCCGGTCAACGGGCTCGACCCTGAGGGCATCCTGTGGATTCGCACCCTGATGAGGAAACTGGCGGCCGAGGGGCGAACCGTGTTCGTCTCCAGCCACCTGATGAACGAGATGGCGGTGACCGCCGAGCATCTCATCATCATCGGACGCGGCCGGTTGGTCGCCGACTGCCCCACCCAGGAGTTCATCGAACGCGGCAAGAAGCAGACGGTGCTGGTCCGCAGCCCGCACGCCGACCTGCTGGCCGAGGCGATCACGCGTGAGGGCGGCGAGGTGACCCGCAACGGCGACGGCGAACTGAGTGTCCAGGACATGACGGCGGCCCGGATCGGCGAGATCGCCTCCGCCGGGGGGCACGTCCTGCACGAGGTCGTGCCGCAGCGAAGCACATTGGAAGAGGCGTTCATGGAACTGACGCGCGAGAGCGTCGAGTACACCGGTACCGGTGGCACCGGATCCACCCGCGAAACCGTCGCCCCCAACTCCCGAGGAGCTGCCCGATGA
- a CDS encoding xylan 1,4-beta-xylosidase — MMRLLVPDRPVGRLTDAWRTCVGTGRFDLALRRDYQDSLALVQRDIGFRHIRGHGLLSDGVGVHRPYTYQGERRVRHAFTYVDQVVDAYLAMGIRPFVELGFMPSALASGDQTVFWWRGNVTPPESYTEWGDLVRATVAHLVDRYGLDEVRGWPVEVWNEPNLPAFWAGADQDAYHRLYEVSAHAVKDVDAALQVGGPALSPGADEWLKPFAEFVTDRDVPVDFVSRHAYTSGPARHVPFGTRQTLAPAAELLEQFAAPRRHLAGTALAGRPVHITEFNSSYRPDNPIHDTAFHAAYLAPVLAGGGDLVDSFSYWTFSDVFEEEGVPTAPLHGGFGLLTHRQIKKPTYHLYAFMARLGDEVLARGPDHLVTRHPDGRIAVLAWAPVDVTGREPAPERHTLSLSVPIGPSGTASAFLLRSSVSEDAGNAFAAWREMGSPHSPRPRQFDALREAAEPARTHRAVPVAAGRADLDLDLARHEVTLAELTPVVDETPPWWDDRLLDPPGDRQ, encoded by the coding sequence ATGATGCGGCTCCTCGTCCCCGACCGGCCCGTCGGCCGGCTGACCGACGCCTGGCGTACCTGCGTGGGCACCGGGCGGTTCGACCTGGCGCTGCGACGCGACTATCAGGACTCGCTGGCGCTGGTGCAGCGGGACATCGGGTTCCGGCACATCCGCGGGCACGGGCTGCTCAGCGACGGCGTCGGCGTGCACCGCCCCTACACGTACCAGGGCGAGCGCCGGGTGCGGCACGCCTTCACCTACGTCGACCAGGTCGTCGACGCCTACCTCGCGATGGGCATCCGGCCCTTCGTCGAGCTGGGGTTCATGCCCTCGGCGCTCGCCTCCGGCGACCAGACGGTGTTCTGGTGGCGGGGCAACGTGACGCCTCCGGAGTCGTACACCGAATGGGGTGACCTGGTGCGCGCCACGGTGGCCCACCTGGTCGACCGGTACGGCCTCGACGAGGTGCGCGGCTGGCCCGTCGAGGTCTGGAACGAGCCCAACCTGCCGGCGTTCTGGGCGGGCGCCGACCAGGACGCCTACCACCGCCTGTACGAGGTCTCGGCGCACGCCGTCAAGGATGTCGACGCGGCGCTCCAGGTCGGCGGCCCGGCCCTGTCCCCCGGCGCCGACGAGTGGCTGAAGCCGTTCGCCGAGTTCGTCACCGACCGCGACGTGCCTGTCGACTTCGTCAGCCGGCACGCCTACACCTCCGGCCCGGCCCGGCACGTGCCGTTCGGCACCCGGCAGACCCTGGCCCCGGCCGCGGAACTGCTGGAGCAGTTCGCCGCGCCCCGCCGGCACCTGGCCGGCACCGCGCTGGCCGGCCGCCCGGTGCACATCACCGAGTTCAACTCCTCCTACCGGCCGGACAACCCGATCCACGACACGGCCTTCCACGCCGCCTACCTCGCTCCGGTGCTGGCCGGCGGCGGGGACCTGGTCGACTCCTTCTCCTACTGGACCTTCAGCGACGTGTTCGAGGAGGAGGGGGTGCCGACCGCGCCGCTGCACGGCGGCTTCGGCCTGCTCACCCACCGGCAGATCAAGAAACCCACCTACCACCTGTACGCGTTCATGGCCCGGCTCGGTGACGAGGTGCTCGCGCGCGGGCCGGACCACCTCGTCACCCGGCACCCCGACGGCCGGATCGCGGTGCTGGCCTGGGCCCCCGTCGACGTCACCGGCCGGGAACCGGCACCCGAGCGGCACACCCTGTCGCTGTCGGTGCCGATCGGCCCGTCGGGCACCGCGTCGGCGTTCCTGCTCCGCTCGTCGGTGAGCGAGGACGCCGGAAACGCCTTCGCGGCCTGGCGGGAGATGGGCAGCCCGCACTCACCACGGCCCCGGCAGTTCGACGCGTTGCGGGAGGCCGCCGAGCCGGCCCGTACCCATCGGGCGGTGCCGGTCGCGGCCGGGCGGGCGGACCTCGACCTCGACCTCGCCCGGCACGAGGTGACTCTCGCCGAGCTGACCCCGGTGGTGGACGAGACCCCGCCGTGGTGGGACGACAGGCTGCTCGACCCGCCCGGGGATCGACAGTGA
- a CDS encoding extracellular solute-binding protein, whose product MAKLSRRQVLLATGAAAVASLAGCGDDAPDKKDLDRNRAGAMEKYGVGDQFKATEPVTFSILYNNHPNYPLKPEWLFWTELAGRTNVKLDPVAVPLSDYEQKRSVLVGSGDAPLIIPKTYHPQENSYVSSGAILPVSDYLDLMPHFKDKIEKWNLKPEMDTLRQEDGKFYLLPGLHEKPWQDYTLAVRTDVLEQLKIPSPTTWDEVYAMLKAMKAAHPDVIPFSDRFGKPNPAGNLLNMLALAHGLPGAGWNYQPTSWDEGAGKYVFTGASDGYRQVVEYLHKLVAEGLLDPETFTQTDDQARQKLASGKSFVISTNAQTLVNDYRPDIAKINPNARLGKILFPVGPAGPVNAASRLENGVMISSKARDGKNFVAMMQFVDWLWYSDAGQEFAKWGVEGTTYTKDASGKRSLAPDVNVIGLNPKASKHLQKDFGFYNGVFAYGGTLDLVQSFFSPEELEFQKEMNARKAAPWVTPPPAPLSDEEREQTTLWATALKDHVTQNTLKFALGQRPLSEWDAYVSELKGKNAQAYIDLVNKAYERYRKDHG is encoded by the coding sequence ATGGCCAAGCTGTCCCGGCGCCAGGTGCTGCTCGCCACCGGCGCGGCCGCCGTCGCCTCCCTGGCGGGTTGCGGCGACGACGCCCCGGACAAGAAGGACCTCGACCGCAACCGCGCGGGCGCGATGGAGAAGTACGGCGTCGGCGACCAGTTCAAGGCCACCGAGCCGGTCACGTTCTCGATCCTCTACAACAACCACCCGAACTACCCGCTCAAGCCCGAATGGCTGTTCTGGACCGAGCTGGCCGGGCGGACGAACGTCAAGCTGGACCCGGTCGCCGTCCCGCTGAGCGACTACGAGCAGAAACGCAGCGTGCTGGTCGGCTCCGGCGACGCCCCGCTGATCATCCCGAAGACCTACCACCCGCAGGAGAACTCGTACGTCTCGTCCGGCGCGATCCTGCCGGTCAGCGACTACCTCGACCTGATGCCGCACTTCAAGGACAAGATCGAGAAGTGGAACCTCAAGCCGGAGATGGACACGCTCCGGCAGGAGGACGGCAAGTTCTACCTGCTGCCCGGGCTGCACGAGAAGCCCTGGCAGGACTACACCCTCGCGGTCCGCACCGACGTGCTGGAGCAGTTGAAGATCCCGTCCCCGACCACCTGGGACGAGGTGTACGCCATGCTCAAGGCGATGAAGGCGGCCCACCCGGATGTCATCCCCTTCTCCGACCGGTTCGGCAAGCCCAACCCGGCCGGCAACCTGTTGAACATGCTGGCCCTCGCGCACGGCCTGCCCGGCGCCGGCTGGAACTACCAGCCGACGAGCTGGGACGAAGGCGCCGGCAAGTACGTCTTCACCGGCGCCTCGGACGGCTACCGGCAGGTCGTGGAGTACCTCCACAAGCTGGTCGCCGAAGGGCTGCTCGACCCGGAGACGTTCACCCAGACCGACGACCAGGCCCGGCAGAAGCTCGCCAGCGGCAAGTCCTTCGTGATCAGCACGAACGCGCAGACCCTGGTGAACGACTACCGCCCGGACATCGCGAAGATCAACCCGAACGCCCGGCTCGGCAAGATCCTCTTCCCGGTCGGTCCGGCCGGCCCGGTCAACGCGGCGAGCCGGCTGGAGAACGGCGTGATGATCTCCAGCAAGGCCCGCGACGGCAAGAACTTCGTGGCCATGATGCAGTTCGTCGACTGGCTCTGGTACTCCGACGCCGGCCAGGAGTTCGCCAAGTGGGGCGTCGAGGGCACCACGTACACCAAGGACGCCTCGGGCAAGCGCAGCCTCGCCCCGGACGTCAACGTCATCGGGCTCAACCCCAAGGCCAGCAAGCATCTGCAGAAGGACTTCGGCTTCTACAACGGCGTCTTCGCGTACGGCGGCACGCTCGACCTGGTGCAGTCGTTCTTCTCGCCCGAGGAACTGGAGTTCCAGAAGGAGATGAACGCCCGCAAGGCCGCGCCCTGGGTGACTCCGCCACCCGCGCCGCTCAGCGATGAGGAGCGGGAGCAGACGACGCTCTGGGCGACCGCGCTGAAGGACCACGTCACCCAGAACACGCTGAAGTTCGCCCTCGGCCAGCGGCCGCTGAGCGAGTGGGACGCCTACGTCTCGGAGCTGAAGGGCAAGAACGCGCAGGCCTACATCGACCTGGTCAACAAGGCGTACGAGCGGTACCGCAAAGACCACGGATGA